A single window of Anopheles moucheti chromosome 2, idAnoMoucSN_F20_07, whole genome shotgun sequence DNA harbors:
- the LOC128297372 gene encoding F-box/SPRY domain-containing protein 1, which translates to MDEDLIEYAPNIPDNVLELIFSYLKLQDLRNCALVCKNWYRFLCDENNEVWRAQCLQKVPTEAFKNDLLSVVPSYKAKLRAFFHAWNPFDCSRHVYIKPNGFTLHRNPVAQSTDGSRGKIGFKHGRHAWEVRWEGPLGTVAVVGIATKDAAIQCHGYYALLGADDQSWGWNLVDNLLLHNGDAHGIYPLLNNAPKYKVGERIRVILDCDDNTLSFEKNYEFLGVAFTDLPDKMYYPTVAAVYGNTEISMVYLGPPLDG; encoded by the exons ATGGATGAAGATCTGATCGAATATGCCCCTAATATTCCGGACAATGTGTTGGAGCTAATATTCTCCTATTTGAAGCTACAGGATTTACGGAACTGCGCTTTGGTTTGCAAAAATTGGTATCGCTTTTTGTGTGATGAAAACAATGAAGTTTGGCGGGCgcaatgtttgcaaaaagTTCCAACAGAAGCGTTCAAAAACGATCTTTTGTCGGTAGTGCCATCGTACAAAGCAAAGCTTAGGGCATTTTTCCATGCATGGAATCCTTTCGATTGTAGTCGTCATGTGTATATTAAACCAAATGGATTCACTCTTCACAG GAATCCTGTGGCACAGAGTACCGATGGATCCAGGGGAAAAATTGGGTTCAAACACGGTAGACATGCCTGGGAAGTACGATGGGAAGGTCCTCTTGGAACGGTAGCGGTCGTTGGAATTGCAACCAAAGATGCGGCAATTCAATGTCATGGATATTATGCTCTGCTTG GTGCTGATGATCAAAGTTGGGGTTGGAATCTGGTAGATAACCTATTACTGCACAATGGGGATGCGCATGGAATATATCCTCTGCTGAATAATGCCCCAAAGTATAAG GTAGGAGAAAGAATTCGAGTTATTCTAGACTGCGATGACAATACATTGTCATTTGAAAAGAATTATGAATTTCTGGGAGTAGCTTTTACAG ATTTACCTGATAAAATGTACTATCCAACTGTGGCCGCAGTGTATGGAAACACGGAAATTTCGATGGTGTACTTAGGCCCTCCATTGGACGGGTAG